The genomic interval ATTAAGTAACGGACGGAATCATTTTCTGTCCGTTTTTTTTGTGATTTAGTAATCAGTTGGATAATAATTATATAGAATTGCAAATTTTATTTATATTGGTCGCTTGAAAACAAAATAAAGTGGAGTCCAGCAACCACTTCAAAAAACGGGGCGTATCCGAAAAGCCATACGAGTAGGAAATCCTCCAAAAAATTTTTTTAATGAATTATTTTATCAAGGTTTTAAAAAACTATGCAGTTTTTACCGGACGTGCCAGGCGAAGTGAATACTGGTATTTTTTCCTTTTTTACATCATTATATCAATTGCTGTTGCATTTCTTGATAGTATGCTTGGATCCAAAATGGCTAATGGTAGCGGTATACTTGGATCTGTTCTTACAATTGCATTTCTTATTCCTTCAATTGCCGTAGGTGTCAGAAGAATGCATGATGTAGGTAAAAGCGGTTGGTATATTATTATTCCAATTTATAACTTAATTCTTGCTTGCACCGAAGGGGTAAAAGGAAGCAATGAATATGGCCCGGATCCTAAGAATGTAGGGTTGGATGCCCGTTTGGAAGAGATATAATGTAAATATAAAAAGAGCGGCACTTTCCAATTTTAATGGAATGTGCCGCTCTTTTTATATCGAAATAAAATTTTATCTATTCTGCACCATCTGTTTTAGCTCTTGCCACAGCATATTCTCCTACTTTATGCCCTGTTGCCAGTCCAACTTCACAATCGAAACGATAATGGATGAGTCCGTACATTCTGGATACAGAGGCCTCAACAGCCATTGCATTCAGCTTTTCTGCTTCTGCGGGGAAGATATGAGCCAGTACTTCTGCACCAGCTCCGGAGAACATGGAATGTCCTGACGTATAAGACGGGAAGTTTGGCAGACCAACAGATGTTTTGATTTTACTGCTCATTTGGTTCGGTCGTGGATAATAGTAATAATATTTAGCATCCCAGCAACAGATCCCTGCATCCTGCATAGCGGTTCCCAGCAATGCAAAGGTACGCGCGGTACGAATTTCACTAAAATTATTATCATGACATAGAATTGCCGCTCTTCTGTGCCAATGTCCCGGAGGTGTATAACTTCCTACACCATCTGACCAGAAACTGGCAATACGCGCCTGTTCACGGGTTTGCTTTTTAGCAATATCCAGCAATTCATTCATGTCTTTCTGGAATTCTGCGCTTCCCAGAACAGGTGGAGGCAATGGTCGTAAAGCTGTAACGGTTGGTTTATCAAAATTCCACGGTGCAACCAATCCATAGGTAGGAAGCATTGGAGGGCGTTTAGGGAATTCCTGGCTTACCCAGGGTTCTGTAATACCAATTACTTTTGCATTCGCAATCATTTCAGCTGTTTTAGCCTGGTTGTTAGCTGTTCCCATTCCGTCTGTTTTTGCTCTTGCCATTACTTTCGCCCCAACAGCTTTTCCCAATTCTGCACCCGCAGTAATGTCACTTTCCACATTCATACCAGCCAATAACCTGCTGTTTTTGTGTTCAGCCAGTTTTCCTTCAAGAAATGGTACTTCTCCCGGAAACATTGCTTTCAGGATTGCAAAAGATGCTTCCGCCACAACAGCATCTTCAGAAGGATAAGAAGGCAATTCGGTTACAGGTAGTATGGCCATAACAGACGCATCTGTTTTTGACGGTGCTTTCCGGTTATATTTAAACTTGTAGTTCCAGGCTGCTACCAAAGCATCATACTGAGCCACACTCAGGTATGCCAGTGCACGTGCGGTATAAGGTGGATTGGCAAATGGAAATTTTGGATCTGCCAAAGGATTTGCAGCATCCGGAATAGGATATTTGCCATCTTTATCTGAAGCCGGAGGCGTGTTATACCTTGCTGCCAGTTCCCTGCCAATTTCATTCCATCGGTAGGCTGCACCTGCACCCCAGTAATTAACCTGATCACGCTGCATTGGCGTGATCTTGGCCATTGTTTCTTTCAGTTTTTTAATCTCATCAGCATATTCCGCGGAAGTCGCAGCTTTTGGCTCGGCTACCGCAATTTCGCTGGATGATGTTAATATATAAGGTTTCCAGGTTCCGGCATTTTCGTCCAGT from Dyadobacter sp. NIV53 carries:
- a CDS encoding DUF805 domain-containing protein; amino-acid sequence: MNYFIKVLKNYAVFTGRARRSEYWYFFLFYIIISIAVAFLDSMLGSKMANGSGILGSVLTIAFLIPSIAVGVRRMHDVGKSGWYIIIPIYNLILACTEGVKGSNEYGPDPKNVGLDARLEEI
- a CDS encoding phosphatase PAP2 family protein, which gives rise to MKTIYTLKLTRQYSISGLAAIILLVSSCSKTVDEPTASINTPSTLDENAGTWKPYILTSSSEIAVAEPKAATSAEYADEIKKLKETMAKITPMQRDQVNYWGAGAAYRWNEIGRELAARYNTPPASDKDGKYPIPDAANPLADPKFPFANPPYTARALAYLSVAQYDALVAAWNYKFKYNRKAPSKTDASVMAILPVTELPSYPSEDAVVAEASFAILKAMFPGEVPFLEGKLAEHKNSRLLAGMNVESDITAGAELGKAVGAKVMARAKTDGMGTANNQAKTAEMIANAKVIGITEPWVSQEFPKRPPMLPTYGLVAPWNFDKPTVTALRPLPPPVLGSAEFQKDMNELLDIAKKQTREQARIASFWSDGVGSYTPPGHWHRRAAILCHDNNFSEIRTARTFALLGTAMQDAGICCWDAKYYYYYPRPNQMSSKIKTSVGLPNFPSYTSGHSMFSGAGAEVLAHIFPAEAEKLNAMAVEASVSRMYGLIHYRFDCEVGLATGHKVGEYAVARAKTDGAE